In Phormidium yuhuli AB48, one genomic interval encodes:
- a CDS encoding efflux RND transporter permease subunit, which yields MSFSTWSVKRPVPTLVLFIILTFVGITSFFQLGIDNTPNIDVPVVQITVSQPGAGPSELESQVTQPIEDAVAGLGNIDELQSTVNDGVSVTTINFVLGTDTDRATNDVRNAVSQIRQELPQDINEPIVERLEFAGGAIMGYAVRSNQRSIEDLSQLVDRQISSALLQVPGVAQINRTGGVDREIRVQLNPQRLKALGITATQVNDQIRALNLNLSGGRSEAGGLEQSIRTLGSAPTVNDLQRYRILLPNGESVPLSSLGTVEDSFGDRRQQAQLITHEGTEEVVSFQVLRSSGSSVVPVEEGVRERVAELENGLLPEDIEFQLLFTRANEIRDSYQASIDALIFGCILTTLTVGLFLRDWRATLITGVALPLSIVPTFMVMQLLDYTLNGMTLLALSLAVGNLVDDAICMIENIDTHLSMGKRPFQAALDAANEIGLAVVATTATIVAVFLPVAFMGGIPGQFFQPFGVTVAVSTMFSTLVATTMTPMLSAYLLKPKPQAQETSNLLNPSPKPGPYRRVLTWALRNRVTTLLIAIAFFIGSLQLIPYIPQGLFTDGDQGISTINVELAPGARLRDTLAVSDRLSAVLLDHPATENVFVSAGSGGATGSVNRATVRAILKPTDERDVNQQQFEQEIRPRLAEIPGARLSFQSAGAGGGGKDLSIVLNSDNPEVLLETATALEQQMRGVPGLVEIASSASLVQPELLIQPDLERAGDLGVSVQAIARTANLATLGDVEANLAKFDLPDRQIVIRVQIAEEYRNNLRTLRNLEVPNQSGALVPLSSVAQIRLGSGPAQIDRYDRSRQIAVEANLEGISLGDALSAVRELPAMNPLPPGVFEEPSGDARIMVDIFTRFLSALAFAILCIYAILVLLYNNFLYPLTILVALPLSIGGALLALLITQKELGLFALIGIVLLMGLVTKNAILLVDCTLANQEQEIPQFKAVVEAGVSRLRPIFMTAISTVAGMMPIALELGAGGEVRSPMAIAVIGGFSTSTMLTLLVVPVLFTYVDNFNRACQETLSDGFQGFRLPNLLGRS from the coding sequence ATGAGCTTCTCAACCTGGTCTGTCAAACGCCCTGTCCCCACTCTCGTCTTATTCATCATTTTGACGTTTGTGGGCATCACCTCCTTCTTCCAATTGGGGATTGATAACACCCCCAATATCGATGTCCCAGTAGTACAAATCACCGTCAGCCAACCGGGCGCCGGCCCCTCGGAGTTAGAATCCCAGGTGACACAGCCAATTGAAGATGCGGTAGCTGGCTTAGGGAATATCGATGAGTTGCAATCAACGGTCAATGATGGGGTATCCGTCACCACCATCAACTTCGTCTTGGGAACCGACACGGATCGCGCCACCAATGATGTGCGCAATGCGGTCTCACAAATCCGCCAGGAACTCCCCCAAGACATCAACGAACCGATTGTAGAGCGGCTGGAGTTTGCCGGGGGGGCGATTATGGGCTATGCCGTCCGTTCTAACCAACGCAGCATTGAGGACCTCAGCCAACTGGTCGATCGCCAAATTAGTAGTGCTTTATTACAGGTTCCGGGGGTGGCCCAAATTAACCGAACCGGGGGAGTTGACCGAGAAATTCGCGTGCAACTGAACCCGCAACGACTCAAGGCCCTGGGCATTACAGCGACCCAGGTGAATGACCAGATTCGCGCCCTCAATCTTAACCTCTCTGGGGGGCGCTCGGAAGCCGGCGGCCTGGAACAAAGTATTCGCACCCTCGGAAGCGCCCCCACGGTCAACGACCTACAACGCTATCGCATTCTCCTCCCCAATGGTGAGTCGGTTCCCTTGTCCAGTTTAGGAACCGTTGAGGACAGTTTCGGCGATCGCCGTCAACAGGCGCAACTCATCACCCATGAGGGAACTGAGGAAGTGGTGTCTTTTCAGGTGTTACGGAGTAGTGGGTCCAGTGTCGTCCCCGTAGAAGAGGGGGTGCGGGAACGAGTCGCGGAGTTGGAAAATGGCCTTCTCCCCGAGGATATTGAGTTTCAACTCCTGTTTACCCGCGCCAACGAGATTCGCGATTCCTACCAAGCCTCCATTGATGCCTTAATCTTTGGCTGCATCCTCACTACTCTCACCGTGGGTTTGTTCCTACGGGATTGGCGGGCTACCTTAATCACAGGGGTCGCATTGCCCCTGTCGATTGTGCCCACCTTCATGGTGATGCAACTGTTGGACTACACCCTCAATGGCATGACCCTGTTGGCCTTGTCCCTAGCGGTGGGGAACCTGGTGGATGATGCCATCTGTATGATTGAGAACATCGATACCCATTTGAGTATGGGTAAACGTCCCTTTCAGGCGGCCTTAGATGCTGCGAACGAGATTGGTTTGGCGGTGGTGGCCACAACGGCGACCATTGTGGCGGTATTCCTCCCAGTGGCGTTTATGGGGGGGATTCCCGGACAATTTTTTCAACCGTTTGGGGTAACCGTGGCGGTCTCGACCATGTTCTCGACCCTGGTTGCCACCACCATGACCCCGATGTTATCGGCTTACTTGCTCAAACCCAAGCCCCAAGCTCAGGAAACCTCTAATCTCCTCAACCCCTCCCCCAAGCCGGGGCCCTATCGGCGTGTGTTGACCTGGGCCCTCCGCAATCGTGTCACCACCCTCTTGATTGCGATCGCCTTCTTTATTGGCAGCTTGCAACTGATTCCCTATATCCCCCAGGGGTTATTTACCGATGGCGACCAAGGGATTAGTACCATCAATGTGGAACTCGCTCCTGGAGCCAGGTTACGGGATACCCTCGCCGTGAGCGATCGCCTCAGTGCGGTCTTACTCGACCATCCGGCCACCGAGAATGTCTTTGTCTCCGCCGGAAGTGGGGGGGCGACGGGGTCTGTCAATCGAGCCACGGTACGCGCCATTCTCAAACCCACTGACGAGCGGGATGTGAATCAACAGCAGTTTGAACAGGAGATTCGCCCTCGATTGGCTGAGATTCCTGGAGCACGCTTGAGCTTCCAGTCGGCCGGGGCGGGTGGGGGTGGAAAAGACCTCTCCATCGTCCTCAATAGTGATAACCCCGAGGTGCTGTTAGAGACGGCGACGGCCTTAGAACAGCAAATGCGGGGCGTTCCAGGTTTAGTGGAAATTGCCTCTAGTGCGAGTTTGGTACAGCCGGAATTATTAATTCAACCGGATCTGGAACGAGCGGGTGATTTGGGGGTATCGGTTCAGGCGATCGCCCGTACCGCCAATCTCGCAACCCTAGGGGATGTGGAAGCCAACCTAGCCAAATTTGACCTCCCCGACCGACAAATTGTCATCCGCGTGCAAATTGCCGAGGAATATCGTAATAACCTGCGAACCCTGCGGAATCTAGAAGTTCCCAATCAATCGGGAGCCTTAGTGCCCCTCTCCTCAGTGGCACAGATTCGTCTGGGGAGCGGGCCAGCCCAAATCGACCGGTATGACCGCTCCCGTCAGATTGCCGTAGAAGCGAACCTGGAAGGAATTTCCCTCGGGGATGCCCTGTCAGCAGTACGGGAACTACCAGCGATGAATCCACTCCCACCAGGGGTGTTTGAAGAACCCTCTGGAGATGCCCGGATTATGGTTGATATTTTCACCCGTTTTTTAAGTGCTTTAGCATTTGCAATTCTCTGCATCTATGCCATTTTAGTGCTTTTGTATAACAATTTCCTCTATCCTCTCACCATTTTAGTCGCACTCCCTTTATCGATTGGTGGAGCCTTATTGGCACTATTGATCACGCAAAAAGAATTGGGACTTTTTGCCCTCATTGGGATTGTTTTGCTGATGGGGTTAGTCACCAAAAATGCTATTTTGTTAGTGGATTGTACCCTGGCGAATCAAGAGCAAGAGATTCCCCAATTTAAGGCCGTAGTAGAAGCTGGGGTGTCCCGGCTGCGTCCGATTTTCATGACGGCGATTTCCACGGTGGCGGGGATGATGCCGATTGCCCTGGAGTTAGGGGCTGGGGGCGAAGTCCGCTCCCCCATGGCGATCGCGGTGATTGGCGGCTTCTCCACCTCCACCATGTTGACCTTGTTAGTGGTTCCGGTGTTGTTTACCTATGTGGATAATTTCAATCGGGCCTGTCAGGAGACGTTGAGCGACGGTTTTCAGGGCTTTAGACTGCCGAATCTGTTGGGGCGATCGTAA
- a CDS encoding iron uptake porin encodes MSKLRWTALSSGLSALSLLASPAIAQGQDLSTKQLNSGENPMLLAQVTSVSQLSDVQPTDWAFQALQSLVERYGCIAGYPDGTFRGNNFMTRFEFAAGLNACLDQIIALVDGGEGIDPGDLATIRRLQEEFAAELSSLRGRVDRLEARTSQLEANQFSTTTQLQGEAIFALYGIATGDNIFGEDIDHIPSFGYRNRLEFHTSFTGRDLLMTRLQSSNIPAFSDVATGYREGDLFFSDDSEGAVEVDALVYQFPLGNANVVLAANEGAADDFASTVNPFFDGDGGSGALSRFGTRAPIYYLMEGSGIGVEYPLSDAVSLSAGYFAGESGNPSRGAGLFNGPYGAMAQLTFTPSDRAEFALTYVNAYNQEVNTGSILNNLRSASGGLIPTVSNAYGFQGSFQVSDNFALGGWVGYVNTQTLSTLDGLVNRGTLESWNWAVTLAFPDLLLPGNLAGIIVGQEPKITGNRSGLRQPVGDRIVRSDQDTSLHVEAFYSLQVSENLTITPGLIWLTAPNHNANNDDALIGVVRTTFSF; translated from the coding sequence ATGTCTAAGCTGCGGTGGACTGCATTAAGCAGTGGATTAAGCGCCCTAAGCCTACTGGCATCGCCGGCGATCGCCCAAGGTCAAGACCTTTCAACAAAACAGTTAAACTCAGGTGAAAACCCCATGTTGCTGGCACAAGTCACTTCAGTGTCGCAACTGTCCGATGTCCAACCGACGGATTGGGCATTTCAGGCCTTACAATCCCTCGTTGAACGTTATGGCTGTATTGCTGGGTATCCTGACGGAACCTTTCGCGGCAATAACTTCATGACTCGTTTTGAGTTCGCGGCGGGGTTAAATGCCTGTTTGGATCAGATTATCGCCCTAGTGGATGGAGGAGAGGGAATTGACCCCGGAGACTTAGCTACCATCCGTCGCTTGCAAGAAGAGTTTGCGGCGGAGTTGTCCAGCCTCAGAGGACGGGTTGACCGGTTAGAAGCCCGGACTTCCCAGTTGGAGGCGAATCAGTTCTCCACCACCACCCAGTTACAAGGGGAAGCGATTTTTGCCCTCTATGGCATCGCGACTGGCGATAACATTTTTGGGGAGGATATCGACCATATCCCCTCCTTTGGCTACCGTAACCGTTTAGAGTTCCATACCAGCTTCACGGGCCGGGATTTGCTGATGACTCGTTTGCAAAGCAGCAATATCCCCGCTTTCTCCGATGTGGCGACGGGCTATCGTGAAGGGGATTTATTCTTCTCCGATGATAGTGAGGGTGCCGTGGAAGTGGATGCCTTGGTGTATCAATTCCCCCTAGGAAATGCCAATGTGGTGCTTGCGGCTAATGAAGGGGCGGCGGATGACTTCGCGTCGACGGTAAATCCCTTTTTTGATGGGGATGGTGGCAGTGGGGCCCTGTCTCGTTTTGGAACCCGTGCGCCTATCTATTATCTCATGGAAGGGTCTGGGATTGGGGTGGAATATCCCTTGAGTGATGCCGTTTCCCTGAGTGCGGGTTACTTTGCTGGGGAGAGCGGTAACCCCAGTCGGGGGGCCGGGTTGTTTAATGGTCCTTATGGGGCCATGGCCCAGTTGACGTTTACGCCGAGCGATCGCGCTGAGTTCGCCCTGACCTACGTCAATGCCTATAATCAGGAGGTAAATACAGGCAGTATTCTCAATAACCTTCGCTCAGCCAGCGGTGGTTTGATTCCGACGGTGAGTAACGCCTATGGCTTCCAAGGGTCATTCCAAGTCTCGGATAACTTTGCCCTCGGGGGCTGGGTGGGTTATGTCAATACTCAAACCCTCTCCACGTTGGACGGACTGGTTAATCGGGGGACCCTAGAGAGTTGGAATTGGGCGGTTACTCTGGCGTTCCCAGATCTACTTCTCCCTGGAAATCTGGCTGGGATTATTGTGGGACAGGAACCCAAAATCACGGGAAATCGTTCCGGCCTCCGGCAGCCGGTTGGGGACCGTATCGTCCGAAGTGACCAGGATACGTCGCTTCATGTCGAAGCCTTTTACTCCCTTCAGGTGAGTGAAAACTTGACGATTACACCAGGTTTAATTTGGCTGACAGCACCCAATCACAATGCGAATAATGATGATGCTCTAATTGGGGTCGTCCGGACAACATTTAGTTTCTAG
- a CDS encoding efflux RND transporter periplasmic adaptor subunit, whose translation MKPLSYDIDHNQRTNPDSSVPPTPEESPPAASPAEFPPESEPPKAGGVNWKSILIGVGLGIVLAGIGGRIFAESSSDTPVADTEEREANPSQTVTAVTVGQQAVNRTLNASGTVQAYDLLPILPRATGLQIVDVRVREGDLVGAGEILAVLDDSVLQSQLSGALSQIDSARSSVGAAEADISQAQSARSQAQADLERARTGVRQAESRVAQAEASLTRNRARVSQARANLEQSEREYQRSQQLANQGAISQQEAELRERDVRTAREEVNQAVEDVRVAEAELESARADVLNAQANVQSSQATLDSSLAGIEAAQAGVANAQAGVQNQDAVVQELETRLNQTLVVAPQGGIVAERQARVGDVSGTNPLFTLIAQGQLELQLQVPETQLPLIRPGAPVQVRSDADSRINVQGRVREILPTINPETRQATVVVDLPNDEILRPGMFLAGEIVTETRDGLTIPSAAVLPQPDGSAQVFRLNPDDTVTATRIELGEVVEAQDESGESQVEVLSGLEMGDRIVVSGAGFLNDGDRVRVVD comes from the coding sequence GTGAAACCCTTGAGTTACGACATCGACCACAACCAACGCACCAACCCCGACTCCAGCGTTCCCCCAACGCCCGAGGAGTCTCCTCCCGCCGCTTCCCCTGCGGAGTTTCCCCCAGAATCTGAACCTCCGAAAGCGGGGGGAGTCAATTGGAAATCCATCCTGATCGGAGTGGGTCTGGGCATTGTTTTAGCAGGAATTGGCGGACGCATCTTTGCCGAATCCTCCTCGGACACCCCAGTTGCTGACACTGAGGAACGGGAAGCCAATCCCAGTCAAACGGTCACTGCTGTCACCGTCGGGCAACAAGCGGTCAATCGGACTCTCAATGCCAGTGGAACCGTTCAAGCCTACGATTTACTCCCCATTCTCCCCCGAGCTACCGGCCTACAAATTGTTGATGTGCGCGTCCGGGAAGGGGATTTGGTCGGCGCTGGAGAAATCCTCGCGGTTCTCGATGACTCGGTGCTTCAGTCCCAACTCTCCGGGGCCCTATCCCAAATCGACTCCGCTCGTTCATCAGTGGGTGCGGCCGAAGCCGATATTTCTCAAGCCCAATCGGCTCGTAGCCAAGCTCAAGCCGACCTAGAACGCGCTCGAACAGGGGTTCGCCAAGCCGAAAGCCGTGTCGCCCAAGCGGAAGCCAGCCTCACCCGCAACCGGGCCCGTGTTAGCCAAGCTCGAGCTAACTTAGAACAGTCAGAACGGGAATATCAGCGCTCTCAGCAATTGGCCAATCAAGGGGCCATCAGTCAACAGGAAGCGGAACTCCGAGAACGGGATGTGCGCACCGCTCGTGAAGAGGTCAACCAAGCGGTGGAAGATGTGCGAGTGGCAGAGGCGGAGTTGGAAAGCGCCCGCGCTGATGTCCTCAACGCTCAGGCCAATGTGCAAAGTTCCCAAGCGACTCTAGACAGTAGCCTGGCGGGAATTGAAGCTGCTCAAGCCGGGGTCGCCAATGCCCAAGCTGGGGTACAGAATCAAGATGCCGTGGTACAGGAGTTAGAAACTCGCCTCAATCAAACCTTAGTGGTTGCCCCTCAGGGGGGGATTGTTGCTGAACGTCAGGCACGGGTGGGAGATGTCAGTGGGACGAATCCCCTCTTTACTCTAATTGCTCAAGGACAGTTGGAGTTGCAGTTACAGGTTCCCGAAACCCAACTCCCTCTAATTCGTCCCGGCGCTCCGGTGCAGGTTCGCTCCGATGCTGACTCTCGCATCAATGTCCAGGGACGAGTTCGAGAAATCCTGCCTACCATAAATCCAGAGACTCGTCAAGCCACGGTGGTGGTGGATTTACCCAATGACGAGATTTTACGCCCCGGGATGTTCCTAGCCGGAGAAATTGTCACGGAAACCCGAGACGGCTTAACCATCCCCTCCGCGGCGGTATTGCCCCAACCCGACGGCAGCGCCCAAGTCTTCCGCCTCAACCCCGATGATACCGTCACCGCCACCCGCATTGAGTTAGGAGAGGTGGTGGAGGCTCAAGACGAGTCTGGAGAGTCCCAGGTGGAAGTGCTCAGCGGCTTAGAGATGGGCGATCGCATTGTCGTCTCCGGCGCCGGATTCCTCAACGACGGCGATCGCGTCCGAGTCGTCGACTAA
- a CDS encoding type II toxin-antitoxin system HicB family antitoxin — MKWRVILEPDPETNEWAVWCPELPGCISAGTTQQEALDNIREAIALYLQPDTIELLPGAVICEVVIG, encoded by the coding sequence ATGAAGTGGCGCGTCATCCTTGAACCCGATCCAGAAACCAACGAATGGGCCGTTTGGTGTCCAGAACTTCCGGGATGTATCTCTGCTGGGACAACTCAACAAGAAGCCCTTGATAATATACGAGAAGCGATCGCGCTTTATTTACAACCTGATACGATTGAACTGCTACCGGGAGCAGTAATCTGTGAAGTTGTTATCGGATGA
- the gcvP gene encoding aminomethyl-transferring glycine dehydrogenase yields the protein MLDLNITPDPQQPSSGPSRTAAPEVSSQGEFDFARRHNGSTAGEIAQMLSELGYGSLGQLIDDIIPEPIRLKQPLNLPQPLTEAAALQKLRAIAQQNQVFRSFLGLGYHDCITPPVIQRNILENPGWYTAYTPYQAEIAQGRLEALLNFQTLVIDLTGLDIANASLLDEATAAAEAMSLSWGASKGKCNTYFVAADCHPQTIEVVQTRAEPLGIEVIVADWQSFDFQTPIFGALLQYPTTKGGVCDYRQFIEAAHQQKALVTVAADLLSLTLLTPPGEFGADIAVGSSQRFGVPLGYGGPHAAYFATKDTYQRKLPGRLVGVSKDSSGQPALRLALQTREQHIRRDKATSNICTAQVLLAVMASMYAVYHGPVGLRRIAQGIHQRAVMLAEGLKRLKFRLGEGPLFDTLTVQVGSARRIIDRAAAQGINLRRVSETEVGISLDETTTDADLLDLWQIFADSLELPFTLEQIRERLAQSPYGIGGSSLARQSEYLTQAVFNRYHSETEFLRYVHRLQGKDLSLTTSMIPLGSCTMKLNATAEMLPVTWPEFAKIHPFAPKSQTQGYQLLFRQLEAWLGEITGFAGVSLQPNAGSQGEYAGLQVIRAYHRQRGEGQRRVCLIPQSAHGTNPASAVMCGMRVVAIACDESGNIDLEDLRRKAEKHAAELAAIMVTYPSTHGVFEESIVEVCEMVHEFGGQVYLDGANLNAQVGLCRPGDFGADVCHLNLHKTFCIPHGGGGPGMGPIGVAAHLLPFLPGHSLVSPQSQPQPQGIGAISAAPWGSASILPISWMYIAMMGARGLTEATTLAILHANYLAARLDGVYPVLYKGKSGRVAHECILDLRPLRKSAGVTVEDVAKRLMDYGFHAPTMSWPVAGTMMVEPTESESLAEIDRFCEAMIAIRGEVEAIEWGEVDEENNLLKNAPHTAESLLSGEWERPYSREQAAYPRAWCREAKFWVPVGRIDAAFGDRNLVCSCVGMEAYGDIPVETVESVEVVEETEVVNPRPMELFLGDGKNE from the coding sequence ATGCTGGATTTGAACATCACTCCCGACCCCCAACAGCCCAGTTCGGGTCCATCGAGAACCGCTGCCCCTGAGGTATCCTCTCAAGGGGAGTTTGACTTTGCTCGGCGTCATAATGGTTCAACGGCTGGTGAGATTGCCCAGATGCTGTCTGAGTTGGGTTATGGGAGTCTGGGGCAACTGATTGACGATATCATCCCCGAGCCAATTCGCCTTAAACAGCCTCTGAATCTGCCTCAACCTCTAACGGAAGCGGCGGCCTTGCAGAAGCTGCGGGCGATCGCCCAACAGAACCAAGTCTTTCGCTCTTTTCTGGGCCTGGGCTATCATGATTGCATCACGCCGCCGGTGATTCAGCGCAATATCCTCGAAAATCCCGGTTGGTACACCGCCTACACTCCCTATCAAGCAGAAATCGCTCAGGGACGTTTGGAAGCTCTCCTCAATTTCCAAACCCTGGTGATTGACTTGACGGGGTTAGACATTGCTAACGCCTCCCTCCTGGATGAAGCCACGGCGGCGGCGGAAGCGATGAGTTTGAGTTGGGGCGCGTCGAAGGGGAAGTGTAATACCTATTTTGTGGCCGCTGACTGTCATCCTCAGACCATTGAAGTCGTACAAACTCGCGCAGAACCCTTGGGGATTGAGGTCATCGTGGCAGATTGGCAGTCCTTTGACTTCCAAACCCCCATTTTTGGGGCGTTATTGCAGTATCCGACCACCAAGGGGGGGGTCTGTGATTATCGCCAGTTTATTGAAGCGGCACATCAGCAGAAGGCCCTAGTTACAGTGGCGGCAGATTTACTCAGTTTGACCCTGTTAACACCGCCGGGAGAGTTTGGGGCCGATATTGCTGTGGGCAGTAGTCAACGGTTTGGGGTTCCTCTGGGGTATGGGGGACCTCATGCGGCTTATTTTGCGACCAAGGACACCTATCAGCGCAAGTTACCGGGGCGTTTGGTGGGCGTGTCCAAGGATAGTAGCGGTCAACCGGCCCTGCGACTGGCGTTGCAAACCCGCGAACAGCATATTCGTCGTGATAAAGCCACCAGTAATATCTGTACGGCTCAGGTGTTACTGGCGGTGATGGCGTCGATGTATGCGGTCTATCATGGTCCGGTGGGGCTGCGTCGTATTGCCCAGGGGATTCACCAGCGAGCGGTAATGTTAGCCGAAGGCCTGAAACGGCTTAAGTTTCGGCTGGGAGAGGGACCCTTATTTGATACGCTGACGGTGCAGGTGGGGTCGGCGCGACGCATCATTGACCGTGCGGCGGCCCAGGGGATTAATCTGCGTCGGGTGAGTGAGACGGAGGTGGGGATTAGTCTGGATGAGACCACCACGGATGCGGATTTACTGGATTTATGGCAGATTTTTGCCGATTCTCTGGAGTTACCGTTTACCCTAGAGCAGATACGAGAGCGGCTGGCGCAGTCGCCCTATGGGATTGGAGGATCGTCTCTGGCCCGCCAGAGTGAGTATCTGACGCAGGCGGTGTTTAATCGCTATCACTCGGAGACGGAGTTTTTGCGCTATGTCCATCGTCTTCAGGGCAAGGATTTGTCCCTGACGACCTCGATGATTCCCTTGGGGTCTTGTACGATGAAGCTCAATGCCACGGCGGAAATGCTGCCGGTGACTTGGCCGGAGTTTGCGAAGATTCACCCCTTTGCGCCGAAATCCCAGACTCAGGGCTATCAGTTGCTGTTTCGGCAGTTGGAGGCTTGGCTGGGAGAGATTACCGGGTTTGCGGGAGTTTCGTTGCAACCCAATGCCGGTTCTCAGGGGGAATATGCTGGGTTACAGGTGATTCGGGCCTATCATCGCCAGCGAGGTGAGGGACAACGGCGGGTTTGTCTGATTCCCCAATCGGCCCATGGAACCAATCCGGCGAGTGCGGTGATGTGTGGGATGAGGGTGGTGGCGATCGCCTGTGATGAGTCGGGAAACATTGACTTGGAGGATTTACGGCGCAAGGCTGAGAAACACGCGGCTGAGTTGGCGGCGATTATGGTCACCTATCCTTCAACTCATGGGGTGTTTGAGGAGAGTATTGTCGAAGTCTGTGAGATGGTTCATGAGTTTGGCGGCCAGGTGTATCTGGATGGGGCCAATCTCAACGCTCAGGTGGGGTTATGTCGTCCGGGGGATTTTGGCGCAGATGTTTGTCACCTGAATCTCCATAAAACCTTCTGTATTCCCCATGGCGGCGGGGGGCCGGGAATGGGACCGATTGGGGTGGCGGCTCATCTGTTGCCCTTTTTACCGGGTCATTCCCTGGTATCTCCCCAGTCTCAGCCTCAGCCTCAGGGAATTGGGGCGATTTCGGCGGCCCCTTGGGGGAGTGCTAGTATTTTGCCCATTTCTTGGATGTATATTGCCATGATGGGGGCCCGGGGACTGACGGAGGCGACGACGTTGGCGATTCTCCATGCCAATTATCTGGCAGCGCGTTTGGATGGGGTGTATCCGGTGTTATATAAGGGCAAGTCGGGACGGGTGGCCCATGAATGTATTTTGGATTTGCGTCCTCTGCGCAAGTCGGCGGGGGTGACGGTGGAAGATGTGGCGAAGCGGTTGATGGATTATGGCTTTCATGCGCCGACGATGTCTTGGCCCGTGGCGGGGACGATGATGGTGGAACCGACGGAGAGTGAGTCGTTGGCGGAGATTGACCGCTTCTGTGAGGCGATGATTGCCATTCGTGGGGAAGTCGAGGCGATTGAGTGGGGTGAGGTGGATGAGGAGAATAATCTGCTCAAGAATGCCCCCCACACGGCGGAGTCGTTGTTGTCTGGGGAGTGGGAGCGTCCTTATTCTCGGGAACAGGCGGCGTATCCCCGTGCTTGGTGTCGGGAGGCCAAGTTTTGGGTTCCGGTGGGCCGGATTGATGCGGCGTTTGGCGATCGCAATTTGGTCTGTTCTTGTGTGGGGATGGAGGCTTATGGGGACATCCCCGTGGAAACCGTTGAGTCGGTGGAGGTGGTTGAGGAGACGGAGGTGGTGAATCCCCGTCCGATGGAGTTGTTTTTAGGGGATGGGAAGAACGAATGA
- a CDS encoding serine/threonine protein kinase → MSLQAGETLYGGDYRVVRSLNEGRVGVSYLAQHKGGDRVVLKTLRDQVLADLTSQEREKFNNKLTNEAVKLARCHHPHIVRCFGSFLEQGQAFIVMEFVAGDDLASLSTTTLPEEEALIYIRQVGEALTVVHGEGLVHRDIKPANIMLRAGQSEAVLIDFGVTKGFNETLTSIRSSNSDGYSALELYDPSEKAQPYSDVYGLAATLYTLLSGDVPPHAEERAKLESKGRKLPPISGVSSQTNRAIREGMKVDYGDRLQTIEEFLALLPVPQKVEPSPPPTPPDRLNLYMFYAAIVAIIVTIIVGIFAQDIRRAIDDWFLSPGVEQRDEY, encoded by the coding sequence ATGAGTTTGCAGGCAGGTGAGACTCTCTATGGGGGAGACTATAGGGTGGTGCGATCGCTCAACGAGGGGCGAGTCGGGGTTAGTTATCTGGCCCAGCACAAGGGGGGCGATCGCGTGGTCCTCAAAACTTTGCGGGATCAGGTTTTGGCTGACTTAACCTCCCAAGAGCGAGAAAAATTCAATAACAAGCTGACCAATGAGGCCGTCAAGCTGGCCCGTTGCCATCATCCCCACATTGTTCGCTGTTTCGGTTCATTCCTCGAACAGGGTCAGGCGTTTATCGTTATGGAGTTTGTGGCGGGGGATGATTTAGCCAGTTTGTCCACCACAACTCTGCCGGAGGAAGAGGCGTTGATTTATATTCGCCAAGTGGGAGAGGCGTTGACGGTGGTGCATGGAGAGGGGTTGGTGCATCGGGATATTAAACCGGCTAACATCATGCTGCGGGCGGGACAATCCGAGGCGGTGCTGATTGATTTTGGCGTCACCAAGGGGTTTAATGAAACCCTCACCTCGATTCGTTCAAGCAATAGCGATGGCTATAGCGCATTGGAGCTTTATGATCCTAGCGAGAAGGCGCAACCCTATTCTGATGTCTATGGATTAGCGGCGACGCTCTACACCCTATTATCTGGGGATGTCCCGCCTCATGCCGAGGAGCGGGCAAAATTGGAGAGCAAGGGTCGGAAGTTGCCTCCAATTTCCGGGGTGAGTTCTCAAACCAATCGGGCGATTCGTGAGGGGATGAAGGTCGATTATGGCGATCGTCTCCAAACCATTGAGGAATTTTTAGCGTTGTTGCCGGTTCCCCAAAAGGTCGAACCGTCGCCACCACCAACACCCCCAGACCGACTTAATCTCTATATGTTTTATGCAGCAATAGTGGCAATTATTGTGACGATTATTGTAGGAATTTTCGCCCAAGATATTCGCCGGGCCATTGATGATTGGTTCTTGTCGCCGGGTGTGGAGCAAAGGGATGAATACTAG